A single Montipora foliosa isolate CH-2021 chromosome 7, ASM3666993v2, whole genome shotgun sequence DNA region contains:
- the LOC138011503 gene encoding tumor necrosis factor receptor superfamily member 16-like isoform X5 translates to MLFFLHLAIFGRTFAANRRCPEVHFWNGTACRPCSGCPTGEGVMVNCSIYKDTQCQPCWHGFDYSNTTGMEACQGCDENSNCLPGNFKVIKNCTVSSATVCDGCEAGFYFNKDQGEQGGCVKCSPLCRVDEVETKGCKTEHDRVCSKRASTTENILNPTFFWTETDYNGRDDTTSTPSSDHTDEDLTITKPWAGKYRDMPLHNKPWFWIVVSLCSICIILPTVVFSAAAKRRQRHSDGTQPLIPPHGLDQPIRTLLVEQRSFIAMRLDCKDSQGYGYWQRVAEKVNLANESRAFNSLPNPTEAFLTLYSEKQGSTVRTLVDACEEAGLTHFASEMREKFGAQDHEEIEAGEHESAV, encoded by the exons TTCGCTGCCAATCGACGTTGTCCAGAAGTTCACTTCTGGAATGGCACAGCTTGCAGGCCGTGCTCAGGATGCCCCACTGGAGAGGGCGTTATGGTTAACTGTTCAATTTACAAAGACACGCAGTGCCAACCATGTTGGCATGGATTTGACTACTCTAACACCACAGGAATGGAGGCTTGCCAAGG CTGTGATGAAAATTCAAACTGCCTTCCGGGAAATTTTAAGGTCATTAAGAACTGCACTGTCTCTTCAGCCACCGTATGCGATGGGTGTGAAGCAGGGTTTTACTTCAACAAAGATCAAGGGGAACAGGGAGGTTGTGTTAAATGCTCCCCACTCTGTCGCGTGGATGAAGTCGAAACCAAAGGCTGCAAAACGGAACACGACCGTGTTTGCAGTAAGCGGGCATCGACCACAGAGAACATCTTGAATCCAA CCTTCTTCTGGACGGAAACTGATTACAATGGTAGAGATGATACTACATCCACACCAAGTAGTGATCACACAGATGAAGATCTCACAATAACCAAGCCCTGGGCTGGAAAATATCGAGACATGCCTCTTCACAACAAGCCCTGGTTTTGGATTGTTGTAAGCTTGTGTTCAATTTGTATTATTTTGCCAACTGTGGTCTTTTCCGCAGCTGCAAAACGCAGGCAGAGACACTCTGATGGTACACAGCCACTGATACCGCCTCATG GTTTGGACCAACCAATCCGAACCCTCTTAGTGGAACAAAGGAGCTTCATAGCCATGCGTTTAGATTGCAAAGACAGTCAGG GTTATGGGTACTGGCAACGAGTTGCTGAAAAGGTTAATCTAGCAAATGAATCTCGTGCTTTCAATAGCCTGCCGAATCCAACAGAGGCTTTTTTGACTCTGTATTCAGAAAAGCAGGGAAGTACAGTGAGGACCTTAGTGGATGCCTGTGAAGAGGCTGGCCTCACGCACTTTGCTAGTGAAATGAGGGAAAAGTTTGGAGCCCAAGATCATGAGGAGATTGAGGCCGGAGAGCATGAAAGCGCCGTGTAA
- the LOC138011502 gene encoding DNA/RNA-binding protein KIN17-like, translated as MGKEKAGPLTPKAIANRIKAKGLQKLRWYCQMCQKQCRDENGFKCHTMSESHQRQLLLLAEDVDKYMDSFSREFQDEFLKLLKRQFGTRRVRANQVYQDYISDRHHTHMNATQWETLTDFVKWLGKEGHCKVDQTEKGWFIQYIDRDPETIERQKAAEAKEKMELDDDERQAKLLERQIERERARKVDEPEALFTELKRENEEEKVTFAMPASRKKDPVSGPSGIGQSRTVSIQNPLAAATSTQKDRKTENEKSKNGLKRKSALEEIMETEEQKKMKSSHKENWIVKGIIVKVVTKKLGERYYKKKGVIQDVQNLFVAVIKMLDSGDMIKVDQEHLETVIPALGKTVMVVNGVYRGSAASLVSLNEKSFSVTVELSKGPNRGKRIDKIAYEDICKLDT; from the exons ATGGGAAAGGAAAAAGCAGGTCCTTTAACTCCCAAAGCCATAGCCAACAGGATTAAGGCCAAAGGATTGCAGAAACTGCGATGGTATTGTCAAATGTGCCAAAAACAATGCCGAGACGAG AATGGTTTTAAGTGTCATACTATGTCTGAATCACACCAGCGTCAGCTGTTGCTGTTAGCTGAAGATGTGGATAAATACATGGATAGTTTTTCAAG AGAATTTCAAGATGAATTTCTAAAGCTATTAAAGAGGCAGTTTG GGACTCGCAGAGTGCGTGCAAATCAGGTTTATCAAGACTACATCAGTGACCGGCACCACACACACATGAATGCAACACAG TGGGAAACTTTGACAGATTTTGTGAAATGGCTTGGAAAAGAAG GACACTGTAAAGTTGATCAGACCGAGAAAGGATGGTTTATACAGTACATTGATAGAGACCCAGAGACTATTGAACGACAAAAg GCAGCAGAAGCAAAGGAGAAAATGGAGTTGGATGATGACGAAAGACAAG CCAAGCTGCTGGAAAGACAGATTGAAAGAGAACGAGCAAGAAAAGTTGATGAG CCAGAGGCTCTCTTCACAGAGCTGAAACGGGAAAATGAGGAAGAAAAAG TTACCTTTGCAATGCCTGCTAGTAGAAAGAAAGATCCTGTATCAGGACCTAGTGG AATTGGTCAATCCAGAACTGTGAGCATACAGAATCCATTGGCAGCTGCAACCTCAACCCAGAAAGACaggaaaacagaaaatgaaaagtCAAAGAATGG TCTTAAACGGAAGTCTGCTTTGGAAGAAATTATGGAA ACAGAGGAACAGAAAAAGATGAAAAGTAGTCACAAAGAAAATTGGATAGTGAAG GGAATAATAGTCAAAGTTGTAACTAAGAAACTTGGGGAAAGATACTATAAAAAGAAAGGAGTTATACAG GATGTGCAAAATCTGTTTGTTGCTGTTATAAAAATGCTGGATAGTGGAGACATGATCAAAGTCGATCAAGAGCATTTGGAAACAGTCATCCCTGCACTAG GTAAAACTGTAATGGTTGTAAACGGTGTTTACAGAGGATCAGCAGCTTCACTGGTGTCACTGAATGAAAAGAGCTTTTCAGTAACAGTTGAACTTAGTAAA GGTCCCAACAGAGGAAAAAGAATTGATAAGATCGCCTATGAAGACATATGCAAACTGGACACGTGA
- the LOC138011506 gene encoding uncharacterized protein, translating to MTDLNPLWPRECQRSVSLETVSRHHEIEERKMQGKREAYRRRNEMYVKAMYGGPKEKEEVKQMGRTALLEQMKEKDTANKNKMVEKIKESDFAISYDRICLQQDKEDRINKEKYLQQFRNENKRLMELRAEQQRNDQETRHLEERNLLCQSPINWSKTLH from the exons ATGACCGATTTAAACCCGTTATGGCCCAGAGAATGCCAGCGATCTGTGAGCTTAGAGACAGTCTCGCGTCACCATGAAATAGAAGAGCGGAAAATGCAAGGCAAGCGTGAAGCTTACAGAAGACGAAACGAGATGTATGTAAAGGCGATGTACGGTGGTcccaaagaaaaggaagaagtgAA GCAAATGGGACGGACAGCTTTGTTGgaacaaatgaaagaaaaggacacagcaaacaaaaataaaatggtTGAGAAGATAAAGGAGAGTGATTTTGCCATCAGCTACGACAGAATCTGCCTACAGCAAGACAAAGAAGATAgaattaacaaagaaaaatatttacaacagtTTAGGAATGAGAATAAAAGG ctgATGGAGCTGCGTGCAGAGCAACAGAGAAATGACCAAGAAACAAGGCACCTGGAGGAGCGCAATCTGCTTTGTCAAAGTCCAATAAACTGGAGCAAGACTCTGCACTGA
- the LOC138011501 gene encoding transmembrane protein 43-like isoform X1, whose product MYRTLNPSAPGMHHHEHAGYDNYTRISYKENPGFFGQIKQSFGATLIGILLVIISFPVIYLNEGRAVQTSLSLDEGLKQVIPLHVNDQIHPENHNRLVHLTGTLQTPRVLSDPEYGVAARAVKLRRKVEMYQWVEHTNTREYDDGGQRRIETTFSYTKEWQDHIVRSDHFDSPSGHMNPNSFPVTSYTKEAELVQVGGFALSKGLIAKINDFQPLSPKDLVQTGSRRYIHEGMFYIAEDPFYPLVGDVRVQFSYAGLSGKPGAGLGDPLTVSIVARQHEATLKHYQTKSGDTIEFLYTGDMTAKEIFDAEHSANTVLTWVLRGVGWFLMFTGFHFMTSILMALISWVPIVSDFVGLGLTLICLCLATSLALVTMAIGWIAHRPLLGLTLLAASAIPVLLTKLRAQNVNYHKS is encoded by the exons ATGTATCGGACTCTT AACCCTAGTGCACCTGGAATGCATCACCATGAACATGCTGGATATGACAACTACACAAGGATTTCCTACAAGGAAAACCCTGGATTTTTTGGACAAATAAAACAAAGCTTTGGTGCAACATTGATAGGAATTCTTCTTGTCATCATATCATTTCCTGTTATCTATTTGAATGAG GGTAGAGCTGTCCAAACCTCATTATCACTGGATGAAGGTCTGAAACAAGTTATTCCTTTGCACGTTAATGATCAAATTCATCCTGAGAACCATAACAGATTAGTGCACTTGACTGGCACTCTGCAAACACCAAGG GTTCTGAGTGACCCAGAGTATGGTGTGGCAGCAAGAGCTGTGAAACTTAGACGAAAGGTTGAAATGTATCAATGGGTGGAGCATACAAAtacaag GGAATATGATGATGGAGGCCAAAGAAGAATAGAAACAACATTTTCATACA CTAAGGAGTGGCAAGATCACATTGTTAGAAGTGATCACTTTGATAGTCCATCTGGACACATGAATCCAAACAGTTTTCCCGTGACTTCTTACACAAAGGAAGCAGAGCTTGTGCAAGTTGGAGGTTTTGCTTTATCGAAAG GTCTTATTGCAAAAATCAATGATTTCCAGCCACTGTCTCCAAAAGATTTAGTTCAGACTGGAAGTAGGAGGTACATACATGAAGGGATGTTTTATATTGCAGAGGATCCATTTTATCCTTTG GTTGGGGATGTAAGAGTGCAATTTTCATATGCTGGTCTCAGTGGGAAGCCTGGGGCAGGTTTAGGAGACCCACTTACG GTCAGTATTGTAGCTCGACAGCATGAGGCTACACTGAAGCATTACCAAACAAAATCAGGGGATACAATAGAATTCCTCTACACTGGAGATATGACAGCAAAG GAAATCTTTGATGCTGAGCATTCTGCTAACACAGTTCTCACATGGGTCCTGAGGGGAGTGGGGTGGTTCTTGATGTTCACTGGATTTCATTTCATGACCAGCATCCTTATGGCACTGA TCTCCTGGGTGCCGATCGTTAGTGACTTTGTGGGCTTGGGTTTGACTCTAATATGCCTTTGTCTTGCTACTTCCCTGGCattggttaccatggcaattggATGGATTGCTCACCGGCCATTGCTCGGCCTGACTCTTTTGGCAGCGTCAGCCATTCCTGTTCTGTTGACCAAACTAAGGGCCCAGAATGTTAACTACCACAAGAGTTGA
- the LOC138011503 gene encoding tumor necrosis factor receptor superfamily member 16-like isoform X3: MLLFFLLHLAIVRPTFAANRRCPEVHFWNGTACRPCSGCPTGEGVMVNCSIYKDTQCQPCWHGFDYSNTTGMEACQGCDENSNCLPGNFKVIKNCTVSSATVCDGCEAGFYFNKDQGEQGGCVKCSPLCRVDEVETKGCKTEHDRVCSKRASTTENILNPTFFWTETDYNGRDDTTSTPSSDHTDEDLTITKPWAGKYRDMPLHNKPWFWIVVSLCSICIILPTVVFSAAAKRRQRHSDGTQPLIPPHGLDQPIRTLLVEQRSFIAMRLDCKDSQGYGYWQRVAEKVNLANESRAFNSLPNPTEAFLTLYSEKQGSTVRTLVDACEEAGLTHFASEMREKFGAQDHEEIEAGEHESAV, from the exons atgttgctgttttttcttcttcaccTTGCAATTGTTAGACCAACG TTCGCTGCCAATCGACGTTGTCCAGAAGTTCACTTCTGGAATGGCACAGCTTGCAGGCCGTGCTCAGGATGCCCCACTGGAGAGGGCGTTATGGTTAACTGTTCAATTTACAAAGACACGCAGTGCCAACCATGTTGGCATGGATTTGACTACTCTAACACCACAGGAATGGAGGCTTGCCAAGG CTGTGATGAAAATTCAAACTGCCTTCCGGGAAATTTTAAGGTCATTAAGAACTGCACTGTCTCTTCAGCCACCGTATGCGATGGGTGTGAAGCAGGGTTTTACTTCAACAAAGATCAAGGGGAACAGGGAGGTTGTGTTAAATGCTCCCCACTCTGTCGCGTGGATGAAGTCGAAACCAAAGGCTGCAAAACGGAACACGACCGTGTTTGCAGTAAGCGGGCATCGACCACAGAGAACATCTTGAATCCAA CCTTCTTCTGGACGGAAACTGATTACAATGGTAGAGATGATACTACATCCACACCAAGTAGTGATCACACAGATGAAGATCTCACAATAACCAAGCCCTGGGCTGGAAAATATCGAGACATGCCTCTTCACAACAAGCCCTGGTTTTGGATTGTTGTAAGCTTGTGTTCAATTTGTATTATTTTGCCAACTGTGGTCTTTTCCGCAGCTGCAAAACGCAGGCAGAGACACTCTGATGGTACACAGCCACTGATACCGCCTCATG GTTTGGACCAACCAATCCGAACCCTCTTAGTGGAACAAAGGAGCTTCATAGCCATGCGTTTAGATTGCAAAGACAGTCAGG GTTATGGGTACTGGCAACGAGTTGCTGAAAAGGTTAATCTAGCAAATGAATCTCGTGCTTTCAATAGCCTGCCGAATCCAACAGAGGCTTTTTTGACTCTGTATTCAGAAAAGCAGGGAAGTACAGTGAGGACCTTAGTGGATGCCTGTGAAGAGGCTGGCCTCACGCACTTTGCTAGTGAAATGAGGGAAAAGTTTGGAGCCCAAGATCATGAGGAGATTGAGGCCGGAGAGCATGAAAGCGCCGTGTAA
- the LOC138011501 gene encoding transmembrane protein 43-like isoform X2, which produces MHHHEHAGYDNYTRISYKENPGFFGQIKQSFGATLIGILLVIISFPVIYLNEGRAVQTSLSLDEGLKQVIPLHVNDQIHPENHNRLVHLTGTLQTPRVLSDPEYGVAARAVKLRRKVEMYQWVEHTNTREYDDGGQRRIETTFSYTKEWQDHIVRSDHFDSPSGHMNPNSFPVTSYTKEAELVQVGGFALSKGLIAKINDFQPLSPKDLVQTGSRRYIHEGMFYIAEDPFYPLVGDVRVQFSYAGLSGKPGAGLGDPLTVSIVARQHEATLKHYQTKSGDTIEFLYTGDMTAKEIFDAEHSANTVLTWVLRGVGWFLMFTGFHFMTSILMALISWVPIVSDFVGLGLTLICLCLATSLALVTMAIGWIAHRPLLGLTLLAASAIPVLLTKLRAQNVNYHKS; this is translated from the exons ATGCATCACCATGAACATGCTGGATATGACAACTACACAAGGATTTCCTACAAGGAAAACCCTGGATTTTTTGGACAAATAAAACAAAGCTTTGGTGCAACATTGATAGGAATTCTTCTTGTCATCATATCATTTCCTGTTATCTATTTGAATGAG GGTAGAGCTGTCCAAACCTCATTATCACTGGATGAAGGTCTGAAACAAGTTATTCCTTTGCACGTTAATGATCAAATTCATCCTGAGAACCATAACAGATTAGTGCACTTGACTGGCACTCTGCAAACACCAAGG GTTCTGAGTGACCCAGAGTATGGTGTGGCAGCAAGAGCTGTGAAACTTAGACGAAAGGTTGAAATGTATCAATGGGTGGAGCATACAAAtacaag GGAATATGATGATGGAGGCCAAAGAAGAATAGAAACAACATTTTCATACA CTAAGGAGTGGCAAGATCACATTGTTAGAAGTGATCACTTTGATAGTCCATCTGGACACATGAATCCAAACAGTTTTCCCGTGACTTCTTACACAAAGGAAGCAGAGCTTGTGCAAGTTGGAGGTTTTGCTTTATCGAAAG GTCTTATTGCAAAAATCAATGATTTCCAGCCACTGTCTCCAAAAGATTTAGTTCAGACTGGAAGTAGGAGGTACATACATGAAGGGATGTTTTATATTGCAGAGGATCCATTTTATCCTTTG GTTGGGGATGTAAGAGTGCAATTTTCATATGCTGGTCTCAGTGGGAAGCCTGGGGCAGGTTTAGGAGACCCACTTACG GTCAGTATTGTAGCTCGACAGCATGAGGCTACACTGAAGCATTACCAAACAAAATCAGGGGATACAATAGAATTCCTCTACACTGGAGATATGACAGCAAAG GAAATCTTTGATGCTGAGCATTCTGCTAACACAGTTCTCACATGGGTCCTGAGGGGAGTGGGGTGGTTCTTGATGTTCACTGGATTTCATTTCATGACCAGCATCCTTATGGCACTGA TCTCCTGGGTGCCGATCGTTAGTGACTTTGTGGGCTTGGGTTTGACTCTAATATGCCTTTGTCTTGCTACTTCCCTGGCattggttaccatggcaattggATGGATTGCTCACCGGCCATTGCTCGGCCTGACTCTTTTGGCAGCGTCAGCCATTCCTGTTCTGTTGACCAAACTAAGGGCCCAGAATGTTAACTACCACAAGAGTTGA
- the LOC138011507 gene encoding general transcription factor 3C polypeptide 6-like, producing the protein MDEEEWVEEEHLVLIELKGVIDNEFLYNCKSANCRLLEIDSDQPVLQIGNYTFTGQFRESMGTHVLFEELESTDKEGTKKLKYKCNTTKILQMTRVFLTEKNKIEKGTKEVVGFVSDKEEKKAAEMDFG; encoded by the exons ATGGACGAAGAAGAGTGGGTAGAAGAG GAACATCTTGTTCTTATTGAATTGAAAGGAGTCATTGATAATGAGTTTCTATACAACTGCAAGTCTGCAAACTGTCGACTTTTG GAAATTGACTCTGATCAGCCTGTGTTGCAGATTGGGAATTATACATTTACAGGACAGTTCAGAG AGTCTATGGGCACCCATGTACTTTTTGAAGAGCTAG aATCTACCGATAAGGAAGGAACTAAAAAGCTGAAGTACAAGTGCAATACCACAAAGATACTACAGATGACCAGAGTATTtctgacagaaaaaaacaagattGAAAAGGGAACCAAAGAAGTG GTTGGCTTTGTAAGTGACAAAGAGGAAAAGAAAGCTGCTGAAATGGATTTTGGATAG
- the LOC138011503 gene encoding uncharacterized protein isoform X7, producing MFAANRRCPEVHFWNGTACRPCSGCPTGEGVMVNCSIYKDTQCQPCWHGFDYSNTTGMEACQGCDENSNCLPGNFKVIKNCTVSSATVCDGCEAGFYFNKDQGEQGGCVKCSPLCRVDEVETKGCKTEHDRVCSKRASTTENILNPTFFWTETDYNGRDDTTSTPSSDHTDEDLTITKPWAGKYRDMPLHNKPWFWIVVSLCSICIILPTVVFSAAAKRRQRHSDGTQPLIPPHGLDQPIRTLLVEQRSFIAMRLDCKDSQGYGYWQRVAEKVNLANESRAFNSLPNPTEAFLTLYSEKQGSTVRTLVDACEEAGLTHFASEMREKFGAQDHEEIEAGEHESAV from the exons ATG TTCGCTGCCAATCGACGTTGTCCAGAAGTTCACTTCTGGAATGGCACAGCTTGCAGGCCGTGCTCAGGATGCCCCACTGGAGAGGGCGTTATGGTTAACTGTTCAATTTACAAAGACACGCAGTGCCAACCATGTTGGCATGGATTTGACTACTCTAACACCACAGGAATGGAGGCTTGCCAAGG CTGTGATGAAAATTCAAACTGCCTTCCGGGAAATTTTAAGGTCATTAAGAACTGCACTGTCTCTTCAGCCACCGTATGCGATGGGTGTGAAGCAGGGTTTTACTTCAACAAAGATCAAGGGGAACAGGGAGGTTGTGTTAAATGCTCCCCACTCTGTCGCGTGGATGAAGTCGAAACCAAAGGCTGCAAAACGGAACACGACCGTGTTTGCAGTAAGCGGGCATCGACCACAGAGAACATCTTGAATCCAA CCTTCTTCTGGACGGAAACTGATTACAATGGTAGAGATGATACTACATCCACACCAAGTAGTGATCACACAGATGAAGATCTCACAATAACCAAGCCCTGGGCTGGAAAATATCGAGACATGCCTCTTCACAACAAGCCCTGGTTTTGGATTGTTGTAAGCTTGTGTTCAATTTGTATTATTTTGCCAACTGTGGTCTTTTCCGCAGCTGCAAAACGCAGGCAGAGACACTCTGATGGTACACAGCCACTGATACCGCCTCATG GTTTGGACCAACCAATCCGAACCCTCTTAGTGGAACAAAGGAGCTTCATAGCCATGCGTTTAGATTGCAAAGACAGTCAGG GTTATGGGTACTGGCAACGAGTTGCTGAAAAGGTTAATCTAGCAAATGAATCTCGTGCTTTCAATAGCCTGCCGAATCCAACAGAGGCTTTTTTGACTCTGTATTCAGAAAAGCAGGGAAGTACAGTGAGGACCTTAGTGGATGCCTGTGAAGAGGCTGGCCTCACGCACTTTGCTAGTGAAATGAGGGAAAAGTTTGGAGCCCAAGATCATGAGGAGATTGAGGCCGGAGAGCATGAAAGCGCCGTGTAA
- the LOC138011503 gene encoding tumor necrosis factor receptor superfamily member 16-like isoform X2 — MLLFSIFLLDLHLAIFGLTFAANRRCPEVHFWNGTACRPCSGCPTGEGVMVNCSIYKDTQCQPCWHGFDYSNTTGMEACQGCDENSNCLPGNFKVIKNCTVSSATVCDGCEAGFYFNKDQGEQGGCVKCSPLCRVDEVETKGCKTEHDRVCSKRASTTENILNPTFFWTETDYNGRDDTTSTPSSDHTDEDLTITKPWAGKYRDMPLHNKPWFWIVVSLCSICIILPTVVFSAAAKRRQRHSDGTQPLIPPHGLDQPIRTLLVEQRSFIAMRLDCKDSQGYGYWQRVAEKVNLANESRAFNSLPNPTEAFLTLYSEKQGSTVRTLVDACEEAGLTHFASEMREKFGAQDHEEIEAGEHESAV, encoded by the exons TTCGCTGCCAATCGACGTTGTCCAGAAGTTCACTTCTGGAATGGCACAGCTTGCAGGCCGTGCTCAGGATGCCCCACTGGAGAGGGCGTTATGGTTAACTGTTCAATTTACAAAGACACGCAGTGCCAACCATGTTGGCATGGATTTGACTACTCTAACACCACAGGAATGGAGGCTTGCCAAGG CTGTGATGAAAATTCAAACTGCCTTCCGGGAAATTTTAAGGTCATTAAGAACTGCACTGTCTCTTCAGCCACCGTATGCGATGGGTGTGAAGCAGGGTTTTACTTCAACAAAGATCAAGGGGAACAGGGAGGTTGTGTTAAATGCTCCCCACTCTGTCGCGTGGATGAAGTCGAAACCAAAGGCTGCAAAACGGAACACGACCGTGTTTGCAGTAAGCGGGCATCGACCACAGAGAACATCTTGAATCCAA CCTTCTTCTGGACGGAAACTGATTACAATGGTAGAGATGATACTACATCCACACCAAGTAGTGATCACACAGATGAAGATCTCACAATAACCAAGCCCTGGGCTGGAAAATATCGAGACATGCCTCTTCACAACAAGCCCTGGTTTTGGATTGTTGTAAGCTTGTGTTCAATTTGTATTATTTTGCCAACTGTGGTCTTTTCCGCAGCTGCAAAACGCAGGCAGAGACACTCTGATGGTACACAGCCACTGATACCGCCTCATG GTTTGGACCAACCAATCCGAACCCTCTTAGTGGAACAAAGGAGCTTCATAGCCATGCGTTTAGATTGCAAAGACAGTCAGG GTTATGGGTACTGGCAACGAGTTGCTGAAAAGGTTAATCTAGCAAATGAATCTCGTGCTTTCAATAGCCTGCCGAATCCAACAGAGGCTTTTTTGACTCTGTATTCAGAAAAGCAGGGAAGTACAGTGAGGACCTTAGTGGATGCCTGTGAAGAGGCTGGCCTCACGCACTTTGCTAGTGAAATGAGGGAAAAGTTTGGAGCCCAAGATCATGAGGAGATTGAGGCCGGAGAGCATGAAAGCGCCGTGTAA
- the LOC138011503 gene encoding tumor necrosis factor receptor superfamily member 16-like isoform X4 has product MLLFFLHLAIFGQTFAANRRCPEVHFWNGTACRPCSGCPTGEGVMVNCSIYKDTQCQPCWHGFDYSNTTGMEACQGCDENSNCLPGNFKVIKNCTVSSATVCDGCEAGFYFNKDQGEQGGCVKCSPLCRVDEVETKGCKTEHDRVCSKRASTTENILNPTFFWTETDYNGRDDTTSTPSSDHTDEDLTITKPWAGKYRDMPLHNKPWFWIVVSLCSICIILPTVVFSAAAKRRQRHSDGTQPLIPPHGLDQPIRTLLVEQRSFIAMRLDCKDSQGYGYWQRVAEKVNLANESRAFNSLPNPTEAFLTLYSEKQGSTVRTLVDACEEAGLTHFASEMREKFGAQDHEEIEAGEHESAV; this is encoded by the exons TTCGCTGCCAATCGACGTTGTCCAGAAGTTCACTTCTGGAATGGCACAGCTTGCAGGCCGTGCTCAGGATGCCCCACTGGAGAGGGCGTTATGGTTAACTGTTCAATTTACAAAGACACGCAGTGCCAACCATGTTGGCATGGATTTGACTACTCTAACACCACAGGAATGGAGGCTTGCCAAGG CTGTGATGAAAATTCAAACTGCCTTCCGGGAAATTTTAAGGTCATTAAGAACTGCACTGTCTCTTCAGCCACCGTATGCGATGGGTGTGAAGCAGGGTTTTACTTCAACAAAGATCAAGGGGAACAGGGAGGTTGTGTTAAATGCTCCCCACTCTGTCGCGTGGATGAAGTCGAAACCAAAGGCTGCAAAACGGAACACGACCGTGTTTGCAGTAAGCGGGCATCGACCACAGAGAACATCTTGAATCCAA CCTTCTTCTGGACGGAAACTGATTACAATGGTAGAGATGATACTACATCCACACCAAGTAGTGATCACACAGATGAAGATCTCACAATAACCAAGCCCTGGGCTGGAAAATATCGAGACATGCCTCTTCACAACAAGCCCTGGTTTTGGATTGTTGTAAGCTTGTGTTCAATTTGTATTATTTTGCCAACTGTGGTCTTTTCCGCAGCTGCAAAACGCAGGCAGAGACACTCTGATGGTACACAGCCACTGATACCGCCTCATG GTTTGGACCAACCAATCCGAACCCTCTTAGTGGAACAAAGGAGCTTCATAGCCATGCGTTTAGATTGCAAAGACAGTCAGG GTTATGGGTACTGGCAACGAGTTGCTGAAAAGGTTAATCTAGCAAATGAATCTCGTGCTTTCAATAGCCTGCCGAATCCAACAGAGGCTTTTTTGACTCTGTATTCAGAAAAGCAGGGAAGTACAGTGAGGACCTTAGTGGATGCCTGTGAAGAGGCTGGCCTCACGCACTTTGCTAGTGAAATGAGGGAAAAGTTTGGAGCCCAAGATCATGAGGAGATTGAGGCCGGAGAGCATGAAAGCGCCGTGTAA